Below is a genomic region from Diabrotica undecimpunctata isolate CICGRU chromosome 7, icDiaUnde3, whole genome shotgun sequence.
TAAGTTCTTTCCTTGACTTTAAAgtatttattgaaaatacagaatgtgcctgtaattaaaattaataataacacaATATTAAAACATATACATATGATACAACGTTCAATTTGGACCAAAATGACGTTAAACTGACAGTAAGCGACCAAGTGACATTTGAGAAGATGACAGGATTATGCCTTCCGGTTCCTAGTTTTCTTTCTCGTCTGTGGTTAAGTCTCCGGTCTGAAGATTTCTCTCCGAAATTTCCCTTTGAATGACTACTAACCTGTCTGTTTTGGtattcctcttttccttcttttgACTGGTACTCATTCTTTGAATATGGCGATACCAAATAAGCTGTAGATTCCTTCAAATTCTTGTAACATATTTTGACTCTAATATGTTGTAGGGCTTGGTCTTAAGATATTTTTTCCCGTTTTGATTTTTTGTCAGACCTTCCACCATGTTTCGCATCCACATAATAGGATACTTTTCTCTTTCTCGATATATATCTTTGTATCCCAATATTGAATTTAGACACCCTATCACTGTTTTTCCTCTTATAATCCTAcgttttatttacttttcaaTGCGGTCCCTATAGTTTATTGTTGTGACAAACTGAGATACATCTGTAATTTCCGCAACAGTCTCTTGGGCCTTTTTAGTGAATGGGTGTAATCCACACTTATTTCTTAAGAATAAGAAATCCCTGTTTAGATATCTTTTAAATAACTCTTTAAGATggtatatcaatttgaacattgTAACGACGTGCATCGCCCCCGTCTCGTTAGCGCTTCATACACACGCACTCCCACCAACAGTTCCTTTTCTATCGACGCGCGCTAGAGAAGATAAAAGGCCTACGACGATATAAAACAGCGTACTCTACAAGAGAGAATTGAGTTCCGCTAGAGTGCTGATCTAGTGGGAACTCCACCGGTCCTATGGGTATTGACTGAAGGCCAACATTCCGGAGTTCCGCCAGAGTGTTGATCTGATAATAACTCCACTGGCCCTAGGGTATTGACTGAAGGCCAACCGCTTCTGCTAGAGTATTTACCTAGTGGAAGTTCAGTACGCGGTCTTGGAGTATTGATCTGAGACAGACCTATTCTTTCCCGTGACTAAGTATTAATTAGTCGCTTTCCACTCCTCGCCAGACCGAGTCATATATCCAGGTCGTAACCGCAGGATtggcagtttatttttattgatttaaatataactttattttgttatttatttgttcgacatatatttttattttaatttaaacctggGTTTTACTGAGTCTGCTTTCTAAAAGAACCACCCGTCAGAATGTTTCGTTCTTTAATGACTTCATAACTAGTGCTATACATTCAGGTCCTGAAGAGGTTAAAGAATAAATTCAAAGTAAAAAATCTATAGTCTATATCCACAAAAGTCTATTCACTCATTAAGTCTGATTTGAGACTGAGACCACAAGCAATTCGTTTAGAATCTAAATCAAATAACAGCAATAATTATCAGTTCTAATGTATACACAAGTCATTAACTCTGTAATGGAAACAGAACAATGAGGAAAATAAGTCACAGAGAGCATGAATGAAAATAATTATTAACTCATCATATCTGAATCAGTAAACATGACAATAGCATCAATTAAGGTCAAACACATGAGAAGCAACTAAAAATTATACCAATGATATAATGTTGATTACTCTACGCAAGTTAAAATCATtctttttgtcaatatttttagtttttttgtaagATCTGCTCTGTTATaccttaaatttaataaatatgccACTCGATTTAATCCTCTAAAATCATGTGAGCCGACTTATATGGCTAATTCACTAAAACTAACACTAAAAAACAGTTGTTTCACATTCTAGATACTTAACCAGATTTTGTTCATCTACAGTTAATAAGCATTCGCAAAGCAAGCTGCTCTTGTCAAACTCGCATTCGCAAACTACATCCTTAACAGATTCGCTTTCCTTTTCTTTCTCGACATCCTTAATTCTTATCGGTATTGTTTTAGTAGCCAGAAAGTCTTTGGGAGAGGGTTCTGCTGGTGCATCTCCACTCCATTCTGGACTTTCAATGTCTGGTATAATCGCATGATGAATAAATTCTAGATttaataaccttaaaattattaaaatgttaaaatcaAGACAATTTCGTATTTTTGTTAACCTCTCAGGTAAAAGTTTTCgacattttattacttttttcagttttttgtattttttaaacttttacttGTTTACACCAACGAAAATATTAAAACTTAAACTTTTTTATgcttttttaatcttttgaacTCGTTTAATCAAATGAAGACTTTAATACTTTAATATTCATATGCAACAATACGTAATAcgaaaaaaaaaccaatattacCTCCAAAGAGCCTCACAAGCTATATCCACAATAAACGTTACCGTTCGATCCTTACTATCTATTTTGTCGATTTCCACCATCACTTTATCTATTAGTTCTTCTCTAACTGAATATATAAAATTGTCAACCTCTTcttcaacatatattttttccaattcAATATCAAATGCCATCTGTGATGGTATGATTTCCATAGACTccattttttaagtttattaaagagaaatttttttatttatgactTAATATTGACAGTTACACAATAATCAATGATAACAATGTTTTTAAAGCACCGTTCATATGTATTGAACATTATTGCTATAACTTAATACTTTTAAAGTCCTAGTAAAGTAACTTTTATAATTTTcgaataattttataattttttgcatTCTTTTTTCCAGTCTCTAATTGAACAAAGCCATTTTTTGCAATTATACAagctttaaaaaacattttttacctTAGGATCTCAGTCGCTTATAGGTAAATGTTATCTGCCTATTGTACCGAGGAATATCAAACACTACATACAAACAAGAACCACTCGAGATCGTTTCTCGGAAGGAAATGATAAATCACTGAAaagtaatttgtatttttttcttatccCAATGAAACATGTTCATGTATTGTAAAAAGCATGTCGTATAATGTCATGTTAACATGGTGAATAATACACGGCACAAATATACGCACACAAGCGACCTACGCCCTGAGTGGGTACGTCCCACcaaatttgttacaaaaaaaactgCCAATGAAAGTTTTTTTATACCTAAAAGATTTACTTACAATTTTCGGGAGGTATATATCATATACGCTGGCCGAGTCTAAATCGACGGCATGGAAACCATCACTACTTCCGTAAATAACTTTTAAGCGAGTCCCTTCTTCGACTGTAAGGTCCACCAACAGCGGCCTGTACTGGAGATCACAGAACGACTTGAAAGCCATGAACTTGTGGTAAGGTTTCGGCGCCCACGCGTAAATTTCGATACTATCTTTTAGGGCGATCACCAGGAACTTTATCCTTTCATATTTAACTATTTTAAAGTGGACTGCACCTTGGAGGTCTCCTACGTTAATCCAACCATTTCGCCTTTCCACTTGCTGGAAGAAATAATCAAATAttcatattataatataattatacagGGTTTGTCAATCAAACTTTTCGCAATAGTcattgaattttttgaaaatgcaGAAATAGGTATTGAAACTTGAAAccattgaaattaaacgtatgaGCACGAATTTATGGGAATCGCATTATTGGTCCATTTTTTGCAACAACATTTGAATGGAGAAGCATTCAAATGCATCtagaattactaaaaaaaaattattaaattcagTCGAAAATGATACTGGTAGCCCCGATTTAACTCCCCTGGACTTCTTCCTAAGGGGTTAGTTAAAAACGCATGTGGTTTTTAATGTGGTTTTTGACGCGTCGGGAAAAATTTGAAATTGACACTAGCCAAATAAAGGCGTTACGTTTGGTATTTAAGCGATGTAACACTCAATAAACATACTCTTTAgaggattttgacaagagctatgagtcatgccgatgcagtacacagtacaagtttacctgttatttacaaggtcatagctcttgtcaaaatccattacctttacaaaaataaaattaattaacatgGCAAAAAATATGTATGCCTGAATTCTCCTTAAAATTAACGGTTTGTGGTACTGGAAGGGAGAGGGTTGTCAAATGATACGATATCTATATCGctaaaatattggaataaaaatcaacctgttttagcattttcacaaagtccaatgaatattgccaaatatctGGGTGGACTTTTTTGAGCGGCCAACCCTATACTTATATCAATATATAAAATATTCGTATTGCATACACAACTCAAAAGAAGTAAATTTCATTTCATTCGAATACATAATGCAATGATTGTTGCGAATGACATGTAAATGTCATTGAGATACCtaagaaaattatttataattatatcccattcatcatcagtggcattacagctcgttatgagccaaagccttcttcagaacaatcttccattcgtccctgtctctggcaactcttctccatgctttaactccgatggattttagatcatcctctatgttatcttgatacctaagttttggtcttcctctggttcgtcttcccactggtcctcttcggtcgaaaatttttctgatcgttgcatcttcatctcgcctaattacatgtcgtatccatcgaaggcgtgctaatttaatacatttaacaacgtcaggttccccaaaacttctatataactcaaagttgtagcgcctacgccacaaaccctgttcttggattcctccatataaatattttccttagaatttttctctcgaaacgtttaagcaattcttggtcgttctgtgtaagtgaccacgtttctgacccgtatgttaacactggccttattagtgttatatatatggtaactttaatttttctgggtagttttggggccatctgtttcctcaagccataatagtacttattggcaagcactattcttcttttaatttcttcgctgacattgttgtctttggtcagcagcgagcccaggtagacgaaggtgtccacaccttccagttccagatcatcaattaatagtctaggtatctggttgcctgatctagtacaatacgtATAATTGGTTtcctgtgcgtttatttttaatcccattctcagtgcagacgcccttagtgatcgaaatgcttcgatcagagattctgtggacctagcaataatgtctatgtcatctgcatatccgaccacttgtacagatttattaaagatggtgccattcatattaatatggcactcgaattactttttctagtgcaaggttaaataagagacgcgacagtccatctccctatctcagtccatttttacaatggaagggtctaaaagtcgttttggattctgactacactatCTACGCCTgcgagtgtaagttccgttagttgaacaatatgaagcggcatttgaaattccaccatagcctgtagaggtttttgtctgttgactgaatcgtatgcggctttgaaatccacgaatatgtggtgggtgtcgactccaAACTCatgcgttttctcaagaatctgcctgactgtgaagatttgatccgttgttgatttattgggtcgaaaactgcactggtagttcccaactatttgttcagcataggggatcaatcttctgtacaatacgttggacaatactttatatgccactttaagtagggtgatgcccctataattatcacacaccatcatatctccctttttgtgaagagggtgcattacacctaatttctagtccgcgggcgtttccttgcgttgccagattttggttactaatttTATATCCCATTAGACGAGCAAAAATATAATATGGCACTTATTTTCTTCCTTATGTAGATAAATATAGTTTCCTTTATATCTTCTTCATAGAGTgaagatgttttttatttttcactaaATTTTAAATGAACCTGCTACTATCAAAGTACCTACTCCAATATTGTCATATAGCGTCCTTATTTTTACATTGATAATAACGATTGATACATATAACATAAAATCCTACAGAAAACGATTAATAAAATACTTACATCACTAGCGCCATCTGTCCTTAATATTTTACTCTTCAACCAACTGAGGTAGTATACTCTAACCCTATTTTTCTTCCCTGATATGGTTACAAGAATGTTTTGGCCTTCGAGTACTTCCATTTGCTGGAATCTTCGCCTCGAAATTAATTGATAAACTTTACCTTGTCCGCTTCTATCCAAAAGCATCAGTCCATGTTCGGTGCCTATAAGGAGATTGAcccctgaaaataaaaaaatgaaatttgttaaactaatatcaatCTAATTAAACTGAATGGTCGACAACTAAAGAAAAACAATGACAAAAACTACATGACTAAGAAACAGAGCTGAGTAATTCATACTTAAAAAGTATTACTAAAGGAACTTGTGTTTGCGTAAAGTTCGTTCACTAGAATTAGcaccattttttaaaattcacTTGAAGAAGGTATTGTGTTTTTAAGCAGTTCCTAGTTAAGTGATAAAAGTTTGCTAAGTATTTCAAGATAATAATAGTAAGTACATTAACCTTACCTATCTATGTCGACTGCTATAAAAAGAATCAGCCCACCTGCGCAAGAGATGGAGTGACAACAATCGGTATAACGTCAGAAATGAAAATGAATGTCAGAAATGAAAACAGAGATATTCTGACAAATTTCTGCAGCACAAATAAATTACGTATTGATAATACTTTTTCCCCTCACAAAGAACAACACAAGTATACATTTGAAAATACCAGGAGATAAGAAAAATTAATTGGTTGCTccgtgtgagtccatttcaaactgGATAGTAGACCTAAATGACAGACTTactcaaaatatatttaaagcacaatctttaaaatgctaaaaacaatttgtcttcttcttcttattctccctttttataagcaattctgcttgttcattggcggatcaATAACTCTATGGAagtttgtcactccatcttttgcgcggtcgtccgatacttcttctgccgattgggacacgggtctcctccattcttcTTATGTAGTTATTACATTcttgttttctattttgtgtccattcatttatacactgtacgttacattttcttctaatgtcttctcttctctttcagcgtatttcctgtaaatCTTCTCAGTACtgtcatctctgccgtttccagtagcctttgcgttgtggttgtgtcgtttctgaggcatatgtcattattggtcttacactggctttataatttCTTGATTTCATTtatgttaatgtgtctgtttcgccacatagtgttattaaggcatcctgccagtaatatttactttttgtacttgatctctcacttctttgtccaggtctccatagctagacagtgtaattcccaggtattttatttccattacttgttcaatactgatgccatcaatttctattttacacctggttggttctttgctgactactattattttagttttctgagatcaAATTGTCATATTAacttcttttgctcttatgttaattctgtggaccagtctttacaTACTAtatttatcttgggctatcaatattgcgtcgtctgcgtaacagagtattttgatttctttgtttccgattatgtatcctcttcctttgttaacggttttgatgatttcatccatttctataggttctgtaagttgtccatctattctgacttccattttgttgttttggtagatgttttcgatagtttttataatatttaggggaacttctctattatacagaagatgtattacatcttggagtcttactctgtcaaacgctttctttaggccaCTCATACAGAAatgtctattatactctagtgatttctcagaaatttgctttataacgaatattgcatctgtacccgaccttccactacgaaaacc
It encodes:
- the LOC140446826 gene encoding uncharacterized protein produces the protein MESMEIIPSQMAFDIELEKIYVEEEVDNFIYSVREELIDKVMVEIDKIDSKDRTVTFIVDIACEALWRLLNLEFIHHAIIPDIESPEWSGDAPAEPSPKDFLATKTIPIRIKDVEKEKESESVKDVVCECEFDKSSLLCECLLTVDEQNLQKPAKLEVSLTPSKLEIQQKYPRSVPLDIPDSPDINEQEASSQPVLQSLPSLVSEVSEESLEKNARCMLSEGFSKFQDTITPLKLPKVDLNIYTKKIEERKLVELPDIRAYVTREFHSDEDEKKEKLRKKKDKDRRSKEKKYL